One window of the Alligator mississippiensis isolate rAllMis1 chromosome 5, rAllMis1, whole genome shotgun sequence genome contains the following:
- the XRCC2 gene encoding DNA repair protein XRCC2 encodes MRRDRPGSSPASVVSAMSDGFGKAESGAQLLARLEGRSSLRNLEPYLFADEGFPIHGDVIEFHGPEGSGKTEMLYHLISRCILPKSGGGLEVEVMFIDTDYHFDMLRLVTILEHRLPQSTEETIKLCLGRFFLVNCNSSTQLLLTLYSLENMFCTHPSLCLLILDSISAFYWIDRSNGGESYNMQELNMKKCVKFLEKLVGEHHLALFATTQTIMQKSSSSAESSFSLKHQCEADVDYRPYLCKSWQQMVTHRIFFSKQCQSSNSKGFSIVSCHVKSNHVVKCSFSIAECGVQF; translated from the exons CTACTTGCGCGACTGGAGGGCAGAAGTTCTCTGAGAAATCTTGAACCTTATCTGTTTGCTGATGAAGGATTTCCCATTCATG GAGATGTCATTGAATTCCATGGTCCCGAAGGAAGTGGAAAAACAGAAATGCTTTATCACCTCATCTCCCGTTGCATCCTTCCCAAATCAGGAGGAGGTTTGGAAGTAGAAGTCATGTTCATTGATACAGACTACCATTTTGACATGCTTCGTCTGGTTACCATTCTTGAACACAGACTACCCCAGAGCACAGAAGAAACAATAAAACTGTGCCTTGGAAGGTTTTTCCTTGTTAACTGCAACAGTAGCACACAGTTGCTTCTCACTCTTTACTCTCTAGAAAATATGTTTTGTACTCACCCTTCTCTCTGCCTTTTGATTTTAGATAGTATATCTGCTTTTTATTGGATAGACAGAAGCAATGGTGGGGAGAGTTATAACATGCAGGAGTTGAATATGAAAAAGTGTGTTAAATTTCTTGAGAAGCTTGTCGGAGAGCATCATTTAGCTCTGTTTGCAACAACACAAACAATTATGCAGAAATCTTCAAGCTCTGCAGAAAGTTCCTTTTCCTTAAAACATCAGTGTGAAGCTGATGTAGACTACAGGCCTTATCTTTGCAAATCGTGGCAACAAATGGTAACCCACAGAATATTTTTCTCTAAGCAATGTCAGTCTAGTAACAGCAAAGGTTTTTCAATTGTTTCTTGTCACGTCAAAAGTAACCATGTAGTGAAATGTTCATTTAGTATTGCAGAATGTGGAGTTCAGTTTTAA